GAGTACGGTCCACTGTAATCATAAGAGTGTAACTGTCTGGATAAAATACCACTTTTTTGTGCCACAAACTTATCCTTTATACCGGAGAAGAAGATATCTGGTTTCAACCGTTTTAAAAATTCTTCTGTTTCAAAATGATTCAAGTCATCCACCATATAAGTGCCATTGGCCATATCTTTAATCATACCGCCATAGTAGTCAATTAGTTTTTCTTCTTTTAATTTATTTATTTCTTCTTCCGGTAGATATAAATGATACTTTTCCTTATCAGGTTCTACAGTAATAGATTCTATATTTTTGCTGTCTGCATCGGGCTTAATAAAGGGAAGTACCTCACGGCCTTCATACTCATCCCTATGACCAAATTCATAGCCTGCTAAGATTGTACTAACACCTAAATCGTGAAGCAGGAACTGATAATGGTGTGCTCTGGAGCCGCCTACATAAATAGCAGCCGTTTTTCCTTTCAGCTTACTCTTGTAATAAGCCATGTCATCTGCAATTAATCCTATTTCATCTGCAATTACAACTTCAGTTTTTGCAGTAAGTTCTTCATCGTTGAAGTATTTTGCAATATTGCGAAGAGTTTCAATGGTTCCCTGCACACCAATAAAGTTAACCTTCATCCAGGGGATTCCATATCTTTCTTCAATCATTTCTGCTATATAGTTTATAGAACGGTGACACTGCACCAGGCTTAGGTTTGCTTTATGTGCGTTTTTTAAATCTTCAATACTACTGTCACCGGTAAACGTTGATACGACTTCATAACCGATTCGTTTTAAGATACGTTCAGTCTCCCAGCCATCACCACCTATGTTGTATTCACCTAATATGTTCACGGCAAATTTACTTTTAATTTCTCTGTCTCCTTCACCAATTACATATCTCATAATCTGGTTATTCGCTATATGATGCCCTGCTGACTGGCTTACACCTTTATACCCCTCACAACTATAGGCAATGCATTTAATACCGTATTCTTTTTCTGCTGCTTTTGCTACTGCATGTATATCATCACCGATTAATCCCACCGGACAAGTAGAACAGATAAAGATTGTGGAAGGATGAAATAAATCAACTGCTTCTGCAATGGCTTTTTTTAGTTTTTTCTCGCCTCCAAAAACAATGTCTGGTTCCTGCATATCTGTTGAAAAGCTGTATTGTAAGTAATTATCAACACCTTCTTCTGTTTTGCCTTTGTGCCTTCTGGTTCCCCATGCATAGTAGGAACAGCCGATAGGTCCATGTACTATCTGCAATGCATCCTTGATAGGCCCTAATACAACACCTTTACAACCTGCATAACAACATCCTCGCTGCGTAATTATTCCCGGAATTGTACGTACATTGGCGGCTATCTGATTATTGTTTTCATTATTGTTTACATCAACCATATGCTCTTTACGATTTTTATAAACTCTGGAACTATACTGGTCTAATACATTCTCTAACACGCTCATGTTGTCACCTCCTAATATTAATATGCATCTAAACTTGCCTCTCCGTTACGTACCTGGTAATTTTCGTTAATCGGAAGAATGAATATTTTTCCATCTCCAGGGTTTTCAGTGGAGTTAACTTCCATTATAGCATTTACTACCTTTTCTATATCATGGTCTTCTACAACAATGGTAAAAACTCTTTTGGGTATCAAACGTGTCGTTTCAGATAAATATTCACCGGAGGTATCAACTGGTATTTCTCCGGATTCAACAATGTTTCTCAACAAGGTCATATCAATTAACTTTTTCCCTCGTCCAAGTACCTTCCTACAGGTAAAAGCCGGTATGCCGGCTAGCGCTAAAGCTTCTTTTGTCACATTGACCTTATTCTGTCTGACAATTGCCATAACTTCCTTCATATAATTAACCATCCCCTTT
The nucleotide sequence above comes from Anaerocolumna cellulosilytica. Encoded proteins:
- the nifD gene encoding nitrogenase molybdenum-iron protein alpha chain, translating into MSVLENVLDQYSSRVYKNRKEHMVDVNNNENNNQIAANVRTIPGIITQRGCCYAGCKGVVLGPIKDALQIVHGPIGCSYYAWGTRRHKGKTEEGVDNYLQYSFSTDMQEPDIVFGGEKKLKKAIAEAVDLFHPSTIFICSTCPVGLIGDDIHAVAKAAEKEYGIKCIAYSCEGYKGVSQSAGHHIANNQIMRYVIGEGDREIKSKFAVNILGEYNIGGDGWETERILKRIGYEVVSTFTGDSSIEDLKNAHKANLSLVQCHRSINYIAEMIEERYGIPWMKVNFIGVQGTIETLRNIAKYFNDEELTAKTEVVIADEIGLIADDMAYYKSKLKGKTAAIYVGGSRAHHYQFLLHDLGVSTILAGYEFGHRDEYEGREVLPFIKPDADSKNIESITVEPDKEKYHLYLPEEEINKLKEEKLIDYYGGMIKDMANGTYMVDDLNHFETEEFLKRLKPDIFFSGIKDKFVAQKSGILSRQLHSYDYSGPYSGFRGAVNFARDVTMGIYTPAWSFVKAPWKNTPVLEGTLGGE
- a CDS encoding P-II family nitrogen regulator; this encodes MKEVMAIVRQNKVNVTKEALALAGIPAFTCRKVLGRGKKLIDMTLLRNIVESGEIPVDTSGEYLSETTRLIPKRVFTIVVEDHDIEKVVNAIMEVNSTENPGDGKIFILPINENYQVRNGEASLDAY